CTCCCGCAGCCACCGTAGGTCCGTAGCCGAATCACGTGGCCTCCCGGAGCTCGAACGGAAACCACCAGCAGAACGACCACCCCACCGGCGAGGGAGAGGGCGAGAGGCGGCGCGGGGAACGATGGCGTTCACGATGCACGCGGTGAAGGTGCTCCCGAACTCTGAAAATCGCGGGAGGAGGCACGGCACCGTGTGTTCGACTTCTTCAAGCAGGCCTGCCACTCCATCCCCACCGTCATGGAAATGAGAAAATTGGGTTTTGCCCTTATGGGAAGCGGGTTTCGCTAGAATGCCATGGAAGTTGTGGGCTTTGCTGGATTGCCCTTATGAAAGTTGTTCTCCATGTTAGAATGTCATTTCTCGATTTTTGACTATTTCACAAATTTAGCCGCTCATTTTTAACATGGTTTGACACTTTTACCCATGTCTCCATCTCTCTTATCCCTTCTTCCTCCAGTCACGGGACATCGGCCCCATCCGTTCGTGCCACCGCCccctggaggcgctgctgctccACGGCCACTGCAGCCGTCCCCAGGAGCCAGGCCAGTGCCCTACAGCCGCCGCTCCTTGGAATCGGCGTCCTGCAGCAGCCACCAGGAGCCGGCGCCCCAAGAGCCGCGGACGGCCAGGGCACGCCACCCCTGTTGCGCCGCCCCTCCAGTAGCAGTCCGCGTGGCCAGGGCACGCAAGTGCTTGATCTTCTTGTCTATGCAAGTAAAACAACGCTACCAACTCAGCACATTTAGTTCAATTGTCTTTTCTTTTCACACTCTTTTTTTAAAGGGTAAAGTCTGATTTCCAACCCTGAACTTTCACGATCGTCCAATTTTCAACCCGGAACTCCTAAACCAGACATCCTGCACCCTCGAACTAACGAAACCGTGCAAATTACCCCCTTAAACCAAATCCACTCCGGTTTTCAGCCACGTCACCCGTCCACGTGTCGCCAGTGGCCACGTCAGCTaccttctcctctctctttctctcacaGATAGGTGGGCCACCACCTCTCTCTCTTCTATCTTCCTCCTCGCACCCCCTGCTCTCCCAGTGCACGCCCTCGCCGGCACCGCTCCTCGCACCCCCCTCGCTAGCGCCTCTCCTCGCACCCCAGTCGCCGGCGCAAGGCGCTGCCctcactctcctctcctccctgcaGGTCCATGGCgggccctcactctcctcttc
This portion of the Panicum virgatum strain AP13 chromosome 2N, P.virgatum_v5, whole genome shotgun sequence genome encodes:
- the LOC120662502 gene encoding uncharacterized protein LOC120662502, encoding MGLPPPGPPWSSAACLRTRHGRRRAAPPHHDGSPRTPPRGKEVVAVDRIWLPRPAVSGARASEPAPTRLASRLAATGTRAGETAPPPVQGGEERREEESEGPPWTCREERRVRAAPCAGDWGARRGASEGGARSGAGEGVHWESRGCEEEDRRERGGGPPIYKKIKHLRALATRTATGGAAQQGWRALAVRGSWGAGSWWLLQDADSKERRL